A DNA window from Rossellomorea marisflavi contains the following coding sequences:
- a CDS encoding Na(+)/H(+) antiporter subunit B — translation MKKPNDIIIKNVTRVAIVIILAFAINLFISGHHHPGGGFIGGLAFSSALILLFLTFDMESVRRNLPVDFKVLSAVGVLIAVLTGVGGMVFDKPFLFQTYDYFDLPIFGKTELATAVLFDIGVALAVIGTSMTIILSIGDDR, via the coding sequence ATGAAAAAGCCAAATGATATCATCATCAAGAATGTCACCAGGGTGGCCATCGTCATCATCCTGGCCTTCGCCATCAACTTATTCATTTCCGGACATCATCACCCCGGAGGCGGATTCATCGGCGGTCTGGCGTTTTCTTCAGCCTTGATCCTCCTGTTCCTCACCTTTGATATGGAATCGGTCCGTCGCAACCTGCCTGTCGATTTTAAGGTCCTGTCTGCCGTCGGTGTTCTCATCGCCGTCCTGACGGGTGTCGGGGGAATGGTGTTCGATAAGCCGTTCCTATTCCAGACCTATGATTACTTCGACCTCCCCATCTTCGGTAAGACGGAGCTTGCCACTGCCGTCCTGTTTGATATAGGAGTGGCGCTCGCTGTCATCGGGACGTCCATGACGATCATACTGAGCATAGGGGATGATCGCTGA
- a CDS encoding Na(+)/H(+) antiporter subunit C yields the protein METLMSIVVGILFAIGIYLILTKTLLRIILGTSILGHAVNLLIITMGGLKKGGPPLLGIKSLTYADSLPQALLLTAIVINFATTALFLVLSYRAYKVLGTDDTEQMRGYENE from the coding sequence ATGGAAACACTGATGTCCATTGTTGTCGGTATTCTTTTTGCCATTGGAATCTATTTGATTTTGACAAAGACGCTTCTGCGAATCATTTTGGGCACTTCAATCCTGGGTCATGCCGTGAACCTTTTGATCATCACCATGGGAGGGCTGAAGAAAGGTGGTCCGCCCCTTCTCGGGATCAAATCCCTCACCTATGCGGACTCACTGCCTCAGGCCCTCCTGTTGACGGCGATTGTGATCAACTTCGCCACGACGGCCCTTTTTCTGGTGTTGAGCTACCGTGCCTACAAAGTGCTGGGCACCGATGACACAGAACAGATGAGAGGTTATGAGAATGAATAA
- a CDS encoding Na+/H+ antiporter subunit D, with amino-acid sequence MNNVIILPIIIPIIAGMVMVIFRKNIPFQRFLGITALLASIAVSFVLMEEIKVNGPQSLQLGGWEAPFGVTMVADMLSALLLLISGIVALCCLFYSFRSIGRSREEHYFYPLFLFLITGVNGSFLTGDIFNLFVCFEVMLVASYVLISLGGERVQLRESLKYILINIISSFLFLVGIAYLYATLGTLNMADLSLRVEEAGQDGLITTIAIVLLTVFSLKAGLFLFFWLPGSYGAPPTAVSAVFAALLTKVGIYAIIRMFTLVFYHDPQVTHLLIGILAALTMLSGAIGAVAYWDIKKILTYNVIVGVGFILAGLASFNPNGMTGSIFYLIHDMIVKALIFLLGWTIIHLTGTSKLRDISGLITLHPLFGWMFFIAALSLAGIPPFGGFLGKVLITKGTFEAGYYWLGGIGLLTSLMVLYSIMKIFMNGFLGDTELTEEKEKGSIKGLMWPIGILTALTIFLGLGAQGVQEYVNIAVEGLMNPSIYIEAVIGVNR; translated from the coding sequence ATGAATAATGTGATCATATTGCCCATCATCATCCCGATCATCGCGGGGATGGTGATGGTAATCTTCAGAAAAAACATACCGTTTCAAAGGTTCCTCGGAATCACAGCTCTCCTGGCATCGATTGCCGTTTCCTTCGTACTGATGGAGGAAATCAAAGTGAACGGTCCCCAGTCCCTTCAATTGGGCGGGTGGGAAGCCCCATTCGGTGTCACGATGGTAGCGGATATGCTTTCGGCGCTCCTGCTTTTGATTTCCGGTATCGTGGCCCTATGCTGTCTCTTTTATTCCTTCCGGTCAATCGGAAGGAGCAGGGAAGAGCATTACTTTTATCCGTTATTCCTGTTCCTCATCACCGGGGTGAACGGGTCATTTTTGACGGGGGATATCTTTAACCTGTTTGTCTGCTTCGAAGTGATGCTTGTTGCATCGTATGTGCTAATTTCCCTTGGAGGGGAGAGGGTCCAGCTCAGGGAAAGTTTGAAATACATCCTCATCAACATCATTTCGTCTTTCTTGTTCCTTGTCGGGATTGCGTACCTCTATGCGACCCTAGGGACATTGAATATGGCCGATCTATCCCTGCGGGTGGAAGAAGCAGGTCAGGATGGGCTGATCACGACGATCGCCATCGTCCTGCTCACGGTGTTCAGCCTGAAAGCCGGTCTCTTCCTGTTCTTCTGGCTTCCTGGTTCATACGGTGCGCCTCCGACGGCCGTGTCAGCCGTATTCGCCGCACTTTTGACCAAAGTGGGAATCTACGCCATCATCCGGATGTTCACTCTTGTGTTCTATCATGACCCGCAGGTGACCCATCTCCTCATCGGCATCCTCGCAGCCCTCACCATGCTGTCAGGGGCGATAGGGGCCGTCGCCTACTGGGATATCAAGAAGATCCTGACCTATAACGTCATTGTCGGTGTCGGCTTCATACTGGCGGGGCTTGCTTCGTTCAATCCAAACGGAATGACAGGATCCATCTTTTATCTGATACACGATATGATCGTGAAAGCCCTGATCTTCCTATTGGGATGGACGATCATCCACTTGACGGGAACAAGCAAGCTCAGGGATATCAGCGGACTCATCACGCTCCATCCGCTATTCGGCTGGATGTTCTTCATTGCCGCGCTGTCCCTAGCAGGAATCCCCCCATTTGGAGGGTTCCTGGGGAAAGTCCTCATCACGAAGGGGACATTTGAGGCAGGCTACTACTGGCTGGGCGGCATCGGTCTTTTGACCAGTCTCATGGTCCTCTATTCCATCATGAAGATCTTCATGAACGGGTTCCTCGGAGATACCGAGCTGACCGAGGAAAAAGAAAAAGGAAGCATCAAAGGCCTCATGTGGCCGATCGGTATTTTAACGGCCCTCACCATCTTCCTTGGACTCGGTGCCCAAGGGGTCCAAGAGTATGTGAATATAGCGGTGGAGGGATTGATGAACCCGTCCATTTACATTGAAGCCGTCATTGGTGTCAATCGATAA
- a CDS encoding Na+/H+ antiporter subunit E produces the protein MPMQILINLLIGFIWMFFQESFSFLTFFSGYLFGILVLFILRRFLPHKFYLESLVAIIHLFLVFIRELFVSSVQVSRHIIKPKIDVTPGVFKLETDLEGELEVTLLALLLNLTPGSVVMEVSDDNKRFYLHGINLPSAKESAYKSQKKLETAIKRVTRND, from the coding sequence ATGCCCATGCAAATCCTGATCAATCTTCTGATCGGTTTCATATGGATGTTCTTTCAGGAAAGCTTCAGCTTCCTCACCTTCTTCAGCGGGTATTTATTCGGTATACTGGTCCTGTTCATTTTGAGGCGTTTCCTGCCTCATAAGTTTTACCTGGAGTCGCTGGTGGCCATCATCCATTTATTCCTTGTCTTCATCCGGGAGCTGTTTGTTTCCAGCGTCCAGGTCTCTCGTCATATCATCAAGCCCAAGATCGATGTGACACCGGGTGTATTCAAGCTTGAGACGGATCTTGAGGGAGAGCTTGAAGTCACGCTTCTTGCCCTCCTGCTGAACTTGACCCCGGGTTCCGTCGTCATGGAGGTTTCTGATGACAACAAACGATTTTATCTTCACGGCATCAATCTTCCGAGTGCAAAAGAATCGGCATACAAATCCCAGAAGAAGCTGGAGACTGCCATAAAGAGGGTGACCAGAAATGATTAA
- a CDS encoding Na(+)/H(+) antiporter subunit F1, which yields MIKAILICSLVVLTIAILATVYRIIKGPSAPDRVQALDALGVKLISAVAIFSVLLQNSGFFEVILLIGILSFIGTLAFARYIERGVVFERNKSD from the coding sequence ATGATTAAAGCCATATTGATCTGTTCCCTTGTCGTCCTGACCATTGCCATCCTGGCGACCGTCTACCGGATCATCAAGGGGCCGTCAGCCCCGGACCGCGTCCAGGCGTTGGATGCCCTGGGAGTAAAGCTGATCTCGGCGGTGGCGATCTTTTCGGTACTGCTTCAGAATTCGGGCTTCTTCGAAGTCATCCTCCTCATCGGGATCCTTTCATTCATCGGCACGCTTGCATTTGCGCGCTATATAGAGAGGGGTGTCGTCTTTGAACGTAACAAGTCCGATTGA
- the mnhG gene encoding monovalent cation/H(+) antiporter subunit G: MSSLNVTSPIEVVAVFLILIGTIFSLLSAIGLVRLPDIYTRSHSASKSSTVGVLFTLIGAFLFFIMEGVFSIRLFLGIFFVFLTAPVASHVIVRAAYRSKVEMCNETVQDELKDLLEQDEANYHTETKDEETDASSSSKTEKATE; encoded by the coding sequence GTGTCGTCTTTGAACGTAACAAGTCCGATTGAAGTCGTCGCCGTATTCCTGATCCTGATCGGAACGATCTTCAGTTTGCTGAGTGCCATCGGCCTCGTCCGTCTGCCGGACATCTACACCCGGTCCCACTCGGCTTCGAAGAGCTCCACAGTTGGGGTGTTGTTCACCCTCATCGGTGCCTTCCTGTTTTTCATCATGGAAGGGGTCTTCAGCATCCGGCTCTTCCTTGGCATCTTCTTCGTGTTCCTTACAGCCCCTGTCGCGTCCCATGTCATCGTCAGGGCAGCATACCGCTCCAAAGTCGAAATGTGCAACGAAACGGTACAGGATGAATTGAAAGATCTGCTGGAACAGGACGAAGCCAATTATCATACGGAAACGAAGGATGAGGAAACGGATGCTTCTTCATCCAGTAAAACAGAAAAGGCCACTGAGTGA
- the nei gene encoding endonuclease VIII — protein sequence MPEGPEIRRAADRVQKALARLPVMEIFFAFPHLKGYESLLQGTKITRVDTKGKAMLIRFDNGYTMYSHNQLYGRWYVKHAYEYPKTNRQLRVAIHNEKKSALLYSASDINVMRDEEVHLHPFIARVGPDILSEHVTSGDIITRMEAFRKRKWAHLLLDQGFVAGIGNYLRSEILFVSGIHPTLRPMDCREDQLTLAAEAIIHLMTQSYETAGITNDLQLVEKLRKEGETRSRYRHWVFNREGSSCYRCGTEIEKITAASRRLYYCPHCQSK from the coding sequence ATGCCGGAAGGACCGGAAATCAGACGGGCCGCAGACCGTGTTCAAAAAGCACTCGCCCGTCTTCCCGTCATGGAGATTTTCTTTGCCTTCCCGCACTTAAAGGGATATGAAAGTCTCCTGCAGGGAACAAAGATCACCAGGGTGGACACGAAAGGAAAAGCGATGTTGATCCGCTTCGACAACGGCTATACGATGTATTCACACAACCAGCTGTATGGGCGGTGGTATGTAAAGCATGCCTATGAATACCCCAAAACCAATCGCCAGCTGCGCGTAGCCATACACAATGAGAAGAAGTCCGCTTTGCTCTACAGCGCCTCTGATATTAACGTCATGCGGGATGAGGAGGTTCATTTACATCCATTCATTGCAAGGGTCGGACCGGATATTCTCAGTGAACACGTAACAAGCGGAGACATCATCACCCGGATGGAAGCATTCAGGAAGCGCAAATGGGCGCATCTACTGCTTGATCAAGGTTTTGTTGCCGGAATCGGGAACTACCTTCGGTCTGAAATTCTATTCGTCTCTGGAATCCATCCGACCCTCCGTCCCATGGACTGTCGTGAGGACCAGTTGACCCTTGCAGCCGAAGCCATCATTCATCTGATGACGCAATCGTATGAAACCGCCGGGATCACCAATGACCTGCAGTTGGTAGAAAAGCTGAGAAAAGAAGGCGAGACGCGGTCCCGTTATCGCCATTGGGTCTTCAATCGTGAAGGTTCCTCATGCTATCGATGCGGGACCGAGATTGAGAAAATCACGGCCGCTTCCAGAAGGCTGTATTACTGCCCACATTGTCAATCCAAATAA
- the mmuP gene encoding S-methylmethionine permease, with protein MKIEAKDFKRKMKTRHLIMLSLGGVIGTGLFLSSGYTIHQAGPFGTILSYLIGAIVVYLVMMCLGELSVHMPETGSFHSYAAKYIGPGTGYAVGWLYWLTWTVALGSEFTAAGLMMQRWFPSVSVWIWSGLFAAIIFGMNAFTVRFFAESEFWFSLVKVVAIVFFIIAGGAAIVGFVPLADSSPAPFFTNITDAGLFPNGAFAIIMTMLAVNFAFSGTELIGVAAGETKEPTKTIPKAIRTTLIRLVIFYVGTIVVLSALLPSEAASVLESPFVAVLSRIGIPYAADLMNVVIITAILSAANSGLYASSRMLWSLADKKTIPSFFGKLTKSGVPLVATITSMLGGGLALLSSIYAPDTVYILLVSISGLAVVFVWMSISASQFFFRRRFIKEGNSVKDLAYKTPLYPFVPIASFLLCLASVIGIAFDEGQRVALYCTIPFVGFCYAAYYVTNYVKKKRSVEYVNTSETQSH; from the coding sequence ATGAAAATTGAAGCAAAAGACTTTAAGAGGAAAATGAAAACAAGGCATTTGATCATGCTTTCCCTTGGGGGCGTGATCGGGACGGGGCTTTTTCTCAGCTCGGGGTATACCATCCATCAGGCAGGTCCATTCGGCACGATCCTTTCTTATTTGATCGGAGCCATCGTCGTGTATCTTGTCATGATGTGTCTTGGAGAGCTATCTGTCCATATGCCCGAGACGGGGTCCTTCCACAGCTACGCGGCCAAGTATATCGGGCCGGGTACCGGTTATGCCGTCGGATGGTTGTACTGGCTGACTTGGACGGTTGCCCTTGGATCTGAATTCACGGCTGCCGGTCTGATGATGCAGCGGTGGTTCCCATCGGTGAGCGTATGGATCTGGAGTGGGTTATTCGCAGCCATCATCTTCGGTATGAACGCGTTCACGGTCCGATTTTTTGCAGAATCGGAATTCTGGTTCTCCCTTGTCAAGGTAGTGGCCATTGTCTTTTTCATCATAGCAGGAGGAGCTGCCATCGTCGGCTTCGTGCCGCTTGCCGATTCATCCCCGGCACCATTCTTCACGAATATCACCGATGCGGGGTTATTCCCGAATGGGGCATTTGCCATCATCATGACAATGCTTGCCGTCAACTTCGCCTTCTCCGGCACCGAGCTGATCGGGGTAGCCGCGGGTGAAACGAAGGAGCCCACCAAAACGATTCCAAAGGCGATCCGGACAACCCTTATCAGACTCGTCATCTTCTATGTAGGGACGATCGTGGTACTTTCTGCCCTCCTCCCAAGTGAAGCGGCTAGCGTATTGGAAAGTCCATTCGTCGCCGTACTCAGCAGGATCGGGATTCCATATGCGGCAGACCTGATGAATGTGGTGATCATCACCGCCATCCTCTCCGCAGCCAATTCAGGCTTGTATGCTTCTTCCCGGATGCTTTGGTCCCTTGCAGATAAAAAGACCATCCCGTCTTTCTTCGGCAAACTGACCAAATCTGGCGTCCCGCTCGTTGCCACCATCACCAGCATGTTGGGCGGTGGGCTTGCACTCTTATCAAGCATTTACGCACCCGACACGGTCTATATCCTACTGGTGTCGATTTCTGGACTGGCCGTCGTATTTGTCTGGATGAGCATAAGTGCATCGCAGTTCTTCTTCAGGAGACGCTTCATCAAAGAAGGCAACAGTGTGAAGGACCTGGCATATAAGACCCCATTGTATCCATTCGTTCCGATTGCTTCGTTTCTTCTCTGCCTTGCATCCGTTATCGGGATCGCTTTCGACGAAGGTCAGAGGGTGGCGCTTTACTGCACGATCCCATTCGTGGGCTTCTGTTATGCGGCGTATTATGTGACAAACTATGTGAAAAAGAAAAGGAGTGTCGAGTATGTCAACACAAGTGAAACACAATCCCATTGA
- the mmuM gene encoding homocysteine S-methyltransferase, whose protein sequence is MSTQVKHNPIEAILRTHATVILDGALATELESHGCDLDDPLWSARTLIENPGAISAVHTDYFRAGADCAITASYQATVEGFGQRGIGEGEAIDLIKQTVFLAKEARDSFWDEEGSRDNGRHKPFVAASVGPYGAYLADGSEYRGEYGISKEELAAFHRPRIQALIEAGADVLAFETIPSFEEAEVLVSLLHEYPGVYAWLSFSLRDGSRISDGTRVADCALAFKDEEQIAAIGVNCAPIPEATEAVKILHQHTDQPIIVYPNSGETYDAETKTWHGEEACGSFIDQSDAWFEAGAKIIGGCCRTGPSHIQDLSDKWRKRER, encoded by the coding sequence ATGTCAACACAAGTGAAACACAATCCCATTGAAGCCATCCTGAGGACTCACGCCACGGTCATCCTGGACGGGGCGCTCGCCACAGAACTGGAGTCCCATGGATGCGATCTGGATGATCCCCTGTGGTCTGCCCGGACGCTCATTGAAAACCCGGGGGCGATCTCGGCCGTCCATACGGACTACTTTCGTGCCGGGGCCGATTGTGCCATTACTGCAAGCTACCAGGCAACAGTGGAGGGCTTCGGTCAAAGAGGGATAGGAGAAGGAGAGGCCATCGATCTGATCAAGCAAACCGTATTCCTGGCAAAAGAAGCAAGGGATTCATTCTGGGATGAAGAAGGCAGTCGGGACAACGGCCGTCATAAGCCTTTCGTAGCGGCCTCTGTCGGGCCGTACGGTGCGTACCTGGCAGATGGGTCCGAGTATCGGGGAGAGTACGGCATTTCAAAGGAAGAGCTTGCAGCCTTCCATCGTCCCCGCATTCAGGCCCTCATAGAAGCCGGAGCGGACGTTCTGGCATTTGAAACCATCCCTTCTTTTGAAGAAGCGGAAGTGTTGGTGTCCTTATTGCATGAGTATCCCGGTGTTTATGCCTGGTTGTCCTTTTCGTTGAGAGATGGGTCCCGGATCAGTGATGGGACGAGGGTGGCCGATTGCGCACTTGCCTTCAAGGATGAAGAACAGATTGCAGCGATCGGGGTGAATTGTGCACCGATCCCTGAAGCGACGGAAGCTGTCAAAATCCTTCACCAGCATACAGATCAACCGATCATCGTCTATCCGAATTCAGGTGAAACCTATGATGCTGAGACCAAAACCTGGCATGGAGAGGAAGCGTGCGGAAGTTTCATTGACCAGTCCGATGCCTGGTTCGAAGCAGGTGCGAAAATCATCGGTGGCTGCTGCCGAACCGGACCTTCCCATATTCAGGACCTGTCTGATAAGTGGAGGAAACGCGAAAGATAA
- a CDS encoding RNA polymerase sigma factor has protein sequence MNADLESLGLPLRDLEREFKEKIEPYRSDLWRYCRTLTRSPWDAEDLVQDTLLRAFSLLPKLYQPIEPKAYLFKIATNRWIDQRRKQERIEMREDMEEINAAGEFDYQLLENLEHLVHILTPVQYVSIILTDAFLYKGKEVAHIIGTTEASVHAHVSRARKSLRKYNPVSNAKSGTSASVDSLQADQVIATMLEGFRSKDPERIASVLHEEIQTEIVHSGLEIGLEETKRHSLEDWHQNVQDQQTIIGEYRLLWGAPVIVELEEKEDGKRYLNNLHRIKIEEGLIISWRFYCFSWDLMKQAAEELNVELNAAYFYHVF, from the coding sequence ATGAATGCAGACCTTGAATCACTGGGATTACCCCTTCGGGACCTGGAGAGGGAATTTAAAGAAAAAATCGAGCCATACCGGTCCGATCTATGGAGATACTGCCGGACCTTGACGCGATCCCCGTGGGATGCAGAAGATCTGGTCCAGGATACGCTCCTCCGTGCGTTTTCATTATTGCCCAAGCTCTATCAGCCTATTGAACCTAAAGCCTATCTATTCAAGATTGCAACGAACCGTTGGATCGATCAAAGGAGGAAGCAGGAACGGATCGAGATGAGGGAGGACATGGAGGAAATCAATGCAGCAGGAGAATTCGACTATCAGCTTCTGGAAAATCTGGAGCATCTCGTCCACATTCTTACCCCTGTTCAATACGTATCGATCATTTTGACTGATGCATTCCTATACAAAGGGAAGGAAGTGGCTCATATCATCGGGACGACGGAAGCGTCCGTCCATGCTCATGTAAGCCGTGCACGAAAGAGTTTGCGGAAGTATAATCCTGTCTCTAATGCCAAATCAGGAACGAGCGCATCTGTGGATTCTCTTCAAGCTGATCAGGTCATCGCCACCATGTTGGAAGGATTCCGGTCCAAGGACCCCGAAAGGATCGCATCTGTCCTTCATGAAGAAATCCAGACGGAGATTGTCCATTCAGGGCTGGAGATCGGCTTGGAAGAGACAAAGAGGCATTCCTTGGAGGATTGGCATCAGAATGTCCAGGATCAACAAACCATCATCGGGGAGTACCGTCTGCTATGGGGTGCCCCGGTGATTGTGGAACTGGAGGAGAAGGAGGACGGGAAGAGGTATCTCAACAATCTTCACCGTATCAAGATCGAGGAAGGCCTCATCATCTCCTGGAGATTCTACTGCTTTTCATGGGATCTGATGAAGCAGGCTGCCGAAGAACTGAATGTAGAATTGAACGCAGCCTACTTTTATCATGTGTTCTAA
- a CDS encoding serine hydrolase domain-containing protein, with product MKKHDLHTHCINTDFQGSILVTNGSQIEFKQAYGLADRVHNISNSTHTRFGIASGCKLFTAIAILQLIEKGCFSLDSRLRDVLPLKHSHFHESITVHQLLTHTSGIPDYFDEEEMDDFEDLWKERPSYRMESPADFLPLFEQEPMKSTPGERFSYNNSGYVLLGLIIEAHTGITFSEYVETHIFESAGMEKSGYFRMDQLPDGTATGYIGLGDGLYKSNIYSLPVKGGPDGGAYTTTEDFHALLDSLFKHHLLTRESTDLILKPHVASGTGTFYGYGVWVIQDEGDDTPVYSLMGLDPGVSFRSVIIPEDDRMITVLSNCDDQAFSLITFIRENGI from the coding sequence ATGAAAAAACATGATCTTCATACCCACTGTATCAATACGGACTTCCAAGGATCCATCCTTGTGACAAATGGATCCCAGATAGAATTCAAGCAGGCTTACGGCCTGGCAGACCGGGTGCACAACATATCCAATTCCACTCACACCCGTTTCGGGATAGCTTCTGGCTGCAAGCTCTTCACGGCAATTGCCATCCTGCAGCTGATCGAGAAAGGCTGTTTCTCCTTGGATTCACGGCTACGGGATGTACTTCCCCTGAAGCACTCTCACTTTCACGAAAGCATCACGGTTCACCAGTTGTTGACCCATACTTCCGGCATACCGGATTATTTTGATGAAGAAGAGATGGATGACTTCGAGGATCTATGGAAAGAACGTCCTTCCTACCGGATGGAATCACCGGCTGACTTCCTCCCCTTGTTTGAACAAGAGCCTATGAAATCCACACCCGGTGAGCGCTTTTCCTACAATAATTCGGGCTATGTGCTTTTGGGCTTGATCATCGAGGCACACACAGGAATCACATTTTCCGAATATGTGGAGACCCATATATTCGAATCGGCAGGCATGGAGAAGTCGGGTTACTTCAGGATGGACCAGCTGCCGGATGGAACAGCCACGGGCTACATCGGTCTAGGGGATGGGCTGTATAAAAGCAATATCTACTCCCTTCCCGTGAAAGGAGGACCCGACGGAGGCGCCTATACGACAACAGAGGATTTCCATGCCCTGCTCGATTCCCTCTTTAAGCACCATCTCCTGACGAGAGAAAGCACGGATCTCATCCTGAAGCCGCACGTAGCGTCCGGTACGGGAACCTTTTATGGATATGGGGTATGGGTAATCCAGGACGAAGGGGATGATACGCCGGTTTATTCGTTGATGGGCCTTGATCCTGGCGTGAGCTTCAGATCTGTGATCATCCCGGAGGACGACCGGATGATCACCGTACTATCGAATTGTGACGATCAGGCATTCTCCCTGATTACCTTCATCAGGGAGAATGGTATTTAG
- a CDS encoding VOC family protein encodes MKTPIQNRIHTIFIHVSDLKASALWYAELLGQEIDLNDVTRPVHTIPVADYTSLTLDAGPEGEQKDIVPARFPIFNFHADDIHEAHGYVEGIGIEVVQPITSFDDFSFFTVKDPDGHLIMICTG; translated from the coding sequence ATGAAGACGCCAATTCAAAATAGGATCCACACCATCTTTATCCATGTGAGTGATTTGAAAGCCTCTGCCCTCTGGTATGCAGAGCTCCTCGGGCAGGAAATCGACCTGAATGATGTCACAAGACCGGTCCACACGATTCCTGTCGCCGATTATACGAGCCTGACGTTGGATGCAGGGCCTGAAGGGGAGCAAAAGGACATCGTGCCTGCCCGCTTCCCGATCTTCAATTTTCATGCGGACGATATTCATGAAGCCCATGGCTACGTGGAGGGAATCGGAATCGAAGTCGTCCAGCCCATCACGAGCTTCGATGATTTCTCGTTTTTTACGGTGAAGGATCCTGACGGTCATCTTATCATGATCTGTACAGGATGA
- a CDS encoding MBL fold metallo-hydrolase: protein MNEKICTTCGVQYHSAAEPSSCLICTEERQYVSPNGQSWTTLEQLTASGEYKNEIIQEEEGLFSITTTPSFGIGQTAYLIQEGGFNVLWDCISYLDDETIATIRTLGGIQAIALSHPHYYSTQVEWAEEFDAPIYIHEDDREWVTRPSERIIYWSGEALELHEEVTIHRIGGHFKGGSILHWRSGAEKLGVLLTGDVIQVVADRNWVSFMYSYPNLIPLPALKVKEMADQVKPLPFDRLYNAFHRIVTRGANAKVQASAERYIAALEGTLFHT, encoded by the coding sequence ATGAATGAGAAAATATGCACCACATGCGGCGTGCAATACCACTCGGCTGCAGAGCCGTCATCTTGTCTGATCTGTACGGAGGAACGACAATACGTGAGTCCAAACGGTCAGTCGTGGACCACTCTTGAGCAGCTTACTGCATCAGGAGAATACAAGAATGAGATTATTCAAGAAGAAGAGGGCCTTTTCAGCATCACCACCACTCCTTCGTTCGGCATCGGTCAAACCGCTTATCTCATCCAAGAAGGAGGCTTCAATGTCCTATGGGACTGCATCTCCTACCTTGATGATGAAACCATTGCGACCATCCGTACGTTAGGCGGCATCCAGGCGATTGCCCTGTCCCACCCGCACTATTACTCCACCCAGGTGGAATGGGCAGAAGAGTTCGATGCACCGATCTATATTCACGAAGACGACAGGGAATGGGTGACCCGGCCGAGTGAGCGCATCATTTACTGGAGCGGGGAAGCGCTTGAACTGCACGAAGAAGTCACCATCCATCGCATCGGCGGGCATTTCAAAGGAGGAAGCATCCTCCACTGGAGAAGCGGTGCAGAAAAGCTCGGCGTGCTCCTCACAGGGGATGTCATCCAGGTGGTAGCAGACCGGAACTGGGTCAGCTTCATGTACAGCTATCCGAATCTCATCCCGCTCCCTGCCCTTAAAGTTAAGGAGATGGCGGACCAGGTGAAGCCGCTCCCATTCGACAGGCTATACAACGCATTTCACCGGATCGTCACGCGTGGAGCTAATGCGAAGGTTCAGGCATCGGCAGAACGCTATATTGCCGCACTTGAAGGCACACTCTTCCATACATAA
- a CDS encoding helix-turn-helix transcriptional regulator, which yields MLTNRVKELRARHGITQGLLAESVDVTRQTIVALEKGSYIPSLLLAMKIAKAFGLPVEEIFYLEEEER from the coding sequence ATGCTGACAAACCGTGTAAAAGAATTGCGGGCAAGGCATGGAATAACACAGGGCCTGCTTGCTGAGTCCGTCGATGTGACGAGACAGACCATCGTCGCCCTGGAAAAAGGGAGCTATATCCCTTCCCTGCTTCTCGCGATGAAAATAGCCAAGGCATTCGGACTGCCCGTTGAAGAGATATTCTATCTGGAGGAGGAAGAAAGATGA